The following proteins come from a genomic window of Verrucomicrobium sp.:
- a CDS encoding glycosyltransferase gives MSLLLQRVRLCRLEREETGEAASFTPHDDTLWLRRGQTAYWSAPRQDVREEESFLQIAAGATASFDTFFNAFFFSTWRRLAPLRTLSLRLEMEGNALVEVFVHDERGERRRLAAAVAQGLFQHDFDGALDQALRFSFSLTGQEGGARLLGGEWTTRDEAPAAAPRLAVVFPTHNRARYAQRLIRHLMEDEVLRREGVILWVTDQSDREELEPVDPERCRIVRQPNLGCSGGVTRALYEAGKSSPAPTHFLILDDDIFLETDSVLRALRLFQFSRQPLVVGGVMLDLLQPNVLQGIGDRLTATDKGFREVDPRFSGLSVDLPGALDGAQIPFASDFAAWWFCMFPASLMQQIGLPAPFFVRWDDIEYSTRALAAGYAVHVPPGIGVWHQPFRKKTAPWMMRLNVYSLLVYHAVHHPEAFRPFLDYLAEETEALLSRHQYRRAAALLGAMEDAFAGWRHFSTRRFPQHLETLRTELDVYLLNEEETPVPSGEQASSLERRLAALADAEGETARTSLAQKLPLSYAPAAWEHYFAHGSLEGFAA, from the coding sequence ATGAGCCTCCTTCTCCAGCGGGTCCGCCTCTGCCGCCTGGAACGGGAGGAGACGGGCGAGGCCGCCTCCTTCACCCCCCACGACGACACCCTCTGGCTGCGGCGAGGCCAGACGGCCTATTGGAGCGCGCCCCGGCAGGACGTGCGGGAAGAGGAGAGCTTTCTCCAAATAGCCGCCGGGGCCACGGCCTCCTTCGACACCTTTTTTAACGCCTTCTTTTTTTCCACCTGGCGGCGGCTCGCGCCGCTGCGGACCCTTTCCCTGCGGCTGGAAATGGAGGGGAACGCCTTGGTGGAGGTCTTCGTCCACGATGAGCGCGGGGAGCGGCGGCGCCTGGCCGCCGCCGTTGCCCAGGGCCTCTTTCAGCACGACTTCGACGGCGCCCTGGACCAGGCGCTCCGCTTCAGCTTTTCCCTGACCGGCCAGGAAGGCGGCGCCCGCCTCCTGGGCGGGGAATGGACGACCCGGGACGAGGCGCCCGCCGCCGCCCCGCGCCTGGCCGTGGTCTTCCCCACCCATAACCGGGCCCGCTACGCCCAGCGGCTCATCCGGCACCTCATGGAGGACGAGGTCCTGCGGCGGGAAGGCGTCATCCTCTGGGTCACCGACCAGAGCGACCGGGAAGAGCTGGAGCCCGTCGATCCGGAACGCTGCCGCATCGTCCGCCAGCCCAATCTGGGTTGCAGCGGCGGCGTCACCCGCGCCCTGTATGAGGCGGGGAAATCCTCCCCCGCGCCGACCCACTTCCTGATCCTGGACGACGACATCTTCCTGGAGACCGATTCGGTCCTGCGCGCGCTGCGACTTTTCCAATTCTCCCGGCAGCCGCTGGTCGTCGGCGGCGTGATGCTCGACCTCCTTCAGCCGAACGTGCTGCAGGGCATCGGCGACCGGCTCACCGCCACGGACAAGGGGTTCCGGGAAGTCGATCCCCGCTTCTCCGGCCTCTCCGTCGATCTCCCCGGCGCGCTCGACGGGGCGCAGATCCCCTTCGCCTCCGACTTCGCAGCCTGGTGGTTCTGCATGTTCCCCGCCTCGCTCATGCAGCAAATCGGGCTGCCCGCGCCGTTCTTCGTCCGCTGGGACGACATCGAATACAGCACCCGCGCGCTGGCCGCAGGATACGCCGTTCACGTCCCCCCGGGCATCGGCGTCTGGCACCAGCCCTTCCGCAAGAAGACGGCTCCCTGGATGATGCGGCTGAATGTCTACAGCCTGCTGGTCTACCACGCCGTCCATCATCCCGAGGCGTTCCGGCCTTTCCTGGACTATCTGGCGGAGGAAACGGAGGCACTGCTCTCCCGCCATCAATACCGGCGCGCCGCGGCCCTCCTCGGCGCGATGGAAGACGCCTTCGCGGGCTGGCGGCACTTTTCCACCCGCCGTTTTCCGCAGCACCTGGAAACGCTCCGGACCGAGCTGGACGTCTACCTTTTGAATGAAGAGGAAACCCCCGTTCCCAGCGGGGAACAGGCCTCCTCCCTGGAACGCCGCCTCGCCGCCTTGGCCGATGCCGAAGGGGAAACGGCCCGGACTTCCTTGGCCCAAAAGCTTCCCCTCTCCTACGCTCCGGCGGCGTGGGAGCATTACTTTGCCCACGGCAGCCTGGAGGGCTTCGCGGCGTGA
- a CDS encoding glycosyltransferase, with amino-acid sequence MSRPVTLIGLHGPAPSDLHGWLKAVAASSGEPCRTLPVPWGNFAALNQAIASCPEDDVVLAVDQVSLETDRWLAPLRKLAEEKNAGVVGAKLYDRMGLIYSCGRLVIHRFGMFEHISNIGYGQSDMALYDKPVEADSVIPWLCFIRRDALNTLGRPPFEEGWTAVQGAGRPPWMESDDLCLSLREKGFSVWTEPSVTLHHPRTDTFAFMQQTLNVPSMGEMAMPMVNLWNKKWRWNPAYPDLHAIRALYGETPLCWRIGKRLLDEWESPEPPVDLLMVTRNNLALLKTTLECVAKTAYPAARLKILLNGSTDGSKAYLEELRNSFPFPIEIAESPVNVGLTAGLNWLSSLSDAPLVARLDDDIEMEPDWLAKLVAALRANPYAGAVGTKVVDIEKPDTLLWADYRMWPDGINHQTEKDGGQYDYLSRTLGNMGCMILYRQKAYRAAGPLDIALSPISWEDLDHQIALWAAGYDVLYEGRVAVKHPWKPLRDHCRRSRGSQVGNGMKSRYKWGTGAFQAIDRGLDLAGRRASAS; translated from the coding sequence ATGAGCCGCCCCGTCACCCTCATCGGCCTCCACGGTCCCGCCCCCTCCGACCTGCACGGCTGGCTGAAAGCCGTCGCCGCATCCTCCGGGGAGCCCTGCCGCACCCTGCCCGTGCCGTGGGGGAACTTCGCCGCCCTCAACCAGGCCATCGCCTCCTGCCCGGAGGACGACGTGGTGCTGGCCGTCGATCAAGTGAGCCTGGAGACCGACCGCTGGCTGGCCCCGCTACGGAAGTTGGCGGAGGAAAAGAACGCCGGCGTGGTGGGAGCAAAGCTCTACGACCGCATGGGGCTCATCTACTCCTGCGGACGGCTGGTGATCCACCGCTTCGGCATGTTCGAGCACATTTCCAACATCGGCTACGGCCAGTCGGACATGGCGCTGTACGACAAGCCCGTGGAAGCCGATTCCGTCATCCCCTGGCTATGCTTCATCCGCCGGGACGCCCTCAACACCCTGGGCCGTCCGCCTTTCGAGGAAGGATGGACAGCGGTCCAGGGCGCGGGGCGCCCCCCCTGGATGGAAAGCGACGACCTTTGCCTTTCCCTCCGCGAGAAAGGCTTCTCCGTCTGGACCGAGCCCTCCGTCACCCTCCACCACCCCCGCACGGACACCTTCGCCTTCATGCAGCAGACGCTGAACGTCCCCTCCATGGGGGAAATGGCCATGCCGATGGTGAACCTCTGGAACAAGAAATGGCGGTGGAATCCCGCCTATCCCGACCTGCACGCCATCCGCGCCCTCTACGGGGAGACGCCGCTCTGCTGGCGCATCGGCAAGCGGCTCCTGGACGAGTGGGAGTCCCCGGAGCCACCCGTCGACCTTCTCATGGTGACGCGGAACAACCTGGCGCTCCTCAAGACCACGCTCGAGTGCGTGGCCAAGACCGCCTATCCCGCCGCGCGGCTGAAGATCCTCCTCAACGGCAGCACGGACGGGAGCAAGGCCTACCTGGAGGAACTCCGGAACTCCTTCCCCTTCCCCATCGAGATCGCCGAGTCTCCCGTGAACGTCGGCCTCACGGCGGGACTCAACTGGCTCTCCTCCCTCAGCGACGCGCCGCTGGTCGCCCGGCTGGACGACGACATCGAGATGGAGCCGGATTGGCTGGCCAAGCTCGTCGCCGCCCTGCGGGCCAATCCCTACGCCGGAGCCGTGGGGACAAAGGTCGTCGACATCGAGAAGCCCGACACCCTCCTGTGGGCCGACTACCGCATGTGGCCGGACGGCATCAACCATCAGACGGAAAAGGACGGGGGGCAATACGACTATCTCTCCCGCACCCTGGGGAACATGGGCTGCATGATCCTTTACCGGCAGAAGGCCTATCGCGCCGCGGGCCCGCTCGACATTGCCCTGAGCCCCATCTCCTGGGAAGACCTGGACCATCAGATCGCCCTGTGGGCCGCCGGCTACGATGTGCTCTATGAGGGCCGCGTGGCCGTGAAGCATCCGTGGAAGCCCCTTCGGGACCACTGCCGCCGCAGCCGCGGCAGCCAGGTGGGCAACGGCATGAAGAGCCGCTACAAGTGGGGCACCGGCGCGTTCCAGGCCATCGACCGGGGCCTGGACCTGGCCGGCCGCCGCGCTTCCGCTTCCTGA